The DNA window aaggatCATAACTTGTCAGTAATTTATAGTTGGTCAGTAAGTTTCAGTACTAATGAGATTAACACACTGAGAAACCCTGTGGAAGTGAATAATCTCTAAATGTATGAGGACTTGTCATTTCTGTATTTACCATGCTAAAAATATATTAGGTTCCCTGAGCAACCACTCCTTTCAAAGTTAACTTTGATTTGatgcagtttttatttgttattaaaaatatattgctgATTTAAATGAATGTAACACATTAAATTTTAGGAATTGTTTTAGCTGAAACACTGTTTTCTGTTTTTCCTGACTTATCTTTTAACCCATACTTGTATCTCATGTTTTATCAAAATCAGCCCTATGGTTCTGGTGTACATCATCACTTAACAAAAACAACTGGTGATCCTAGAAGATGAAATATATGGATAAGAGATTAACAGACTTGTAAGGTTACACCTTATTACACTTGTCATTAGCCACTGCAGAATATTAATAGTTGTGTTATTAATAGCTTATACAGAGGATAGAAAACAGTGTGATGTGTAATACAGAACCAGTGATGTTTCCAAACTTATCTTCACTCTTAATATAGGTATATCAGATGCTTggtaatcaaaaataaaatatcagctTTGTTTAGGTTTTTAACCACTTGTAATACTGAGATGGTTGGTGCCTGTTCCACATCATGCCATTTTCCCAGTTTATcaccaaataaaaattattttacaatttgttttatgtctactcttttttttttttcacacacgGACAGTCGTGGAAATTCTGTTTTAATTCTGTAATACGTGTTCTACAGAACTTCAAGTTCGTTGGCCAGATGATAATGACacttgactcgaaatctgaagATTGTAGGTTTGAATCCACGTCCTACATGTtcattctttcagccatggagggtATTATGATGTACAATCACCCCCatcattcatttgtaaaagaatagtcaagaattagcagtgggtggtggtgactagctgccctacctccagtctttcactgctaaattaggtgtggatatccctggtgtagctttgtgtgaaattcaaaacaaacaaaaccaattaaGTTTTTTGCAGTTACTACTAAATTTGAATAGAAAATCAATATATTTGGAAGCTTCACAACTACAAGGTGAGAACATGAGATATTGCCCAGTGGAGTTAAACTTGGTAATTAAAGATACAGAAAATCTTTAGTTATGGTTTCAGCATGCAAACTATGCATattgataaaactaaaatcaaatgTGAAATGTCATATATAAAACTCATTTTCTTACTACAGTAATAATTCACTGTGTTTTAAGCACCTGGCATTGGTTGAATCACCTTCATAATTGACAAgcttatactgttagaaataaaCTGCTAACCTGGgaaaatatatcaaaacacaTGGTAGTGTATCTTGcagctaaaaaacaacaaacttcagAACACACTATGTTATTAACAAAAGTGATACTTTATCAATTTTCCATATTTTGTACGTGGGACTGTAGTAACCCAAACTAACATACATTTTTAGTGTTTGTGGTCTATTGGCAGcttacttcacataccaaattttAAGACCATTCATAAATACATGAGGTGTAACATCttcaattttatcaatttttcttctttgtaCCAAAAGTACGGAAACTTTGATAGAAAAATATACCATTAaggatttttgttgttgctttgaaATTTTGTGCATTGGTAGAGCTTTAAAACCTAAAATTAGATGACTCATTTCGTATAAATATATGCCATATGTGCAAAATTATTCAACGTATAcctataatgaaaatatttgctCTCGGTTTCTTACGTGAGTCACATGAACTATCGATCTTGcgtttttactacagcttcactTAAGATTGAGAGTAAAAGTGTACCGTTGTTAGAAAGGTTGAAGAATTTGGTAAATTTTGCTAATTTACTTGTTGCATGgccaataatattttcaaatttattacctCCTTTACGTGAAATTTGACCTTGTGAAATGCTTTATAAGGGCGAATTTGATGGCTAAATGTTTGAATGTGCTTTATAAGGGCTCATTGCGCAGGCGCAAGATAATTTCAGACGATGATCCACCAATGGCTCTTTTAGTCTTATTTTCATAGAATGTAGTTATAGCTATGATAGGTGAGTTGTGACACGTAAGTGTAAGTATTCGTTTATAgtgtaatatattgtttaattttaaatttgtgttttccttgatttttatcattttacttaatttacatttaacttaACCCACAGACCATAATGGTTGAGAAAAAGAACGACAAGGGTAGTGATTTAGTAGAAAGTTCATGCAAGAAAGTATGCCTGAATAAGCCTTGTTACGAACAGAAACGTCAGTTGCCACAAAAATGCCGTAATGATCCTAAGTTTAGTTGTTTCAGTGAAGATTCGAAAAACTTTaagtcattttgtaaaatatgcagTTGTGACTTAACTGGGAGTGTTACCATACTTGATAAACATCTTGgcagtgaaaaatatttaaaagtattaaagcaAGTGCCCACACTTCTAAAGTAACTGATTTCTTATGGCCTTCTACTTCTTCATATAGCATGTCTCAAGTAGTTTccactgaactgaaaatgtgtgCGTTTGTTGCAGAACACAATCTCCCCATTTCAATACTAGATCATCTTCTAATCTTTCTATCTAATGCGTGCCCTGATTCTAAAATCACCAAGGGAACCAAATGTGCAAGAACAAAACGAATAGCTATTTTTCGTAATGTCATTGGTGAGGAATAGCAGGAAATACTTATTgcacaaataaagaatattacattttcaataattattgatGTAACTATAGGTGGATCTACAAACAAGTAACTTGTTCTGATATCTAGATTTTATGGTAGCCATATTGAAAAAAACAGTTGACAAGTTTTAACTCTTGGAAATCAATTGCTGTACTGCCCAGGCGTTTACAATTCTATAGCGATTTCTTTGAAAAACATGGAATCCCATTTAAAAATCTGATAGTCTAAGCAAGTGTAATGATGGGGTTAAAAAGTAGTGTTCAAAGTCTTCTAAAGCAGAAAGTGGCATATCTTTTTATATAAGGTTGTGTATGCCATTCAATGCATTTATGTGCATCCTATACATGTTCTGAACTTCCATTTTCCTTAGAGGAGCTGACTAgcaatatttagttatatttgtcaAACAACTGAAAGAGATTATCTGAATATGCAGAATTTCAGGAATTTACCCAGACTGATCCTAAAAAGATTTTACATCATAGTTGTACTCGATGGTTATCACTTTAGCAAGTGGTAGAAAGACTAATGAATCAATGGCCAGCACTTGTCTTAATTTTTAATTCAGCGTCATTAGAAGATGGGATGACTTTAGCATCTACAGTAGTAAAAGGTTTATAGAACCCAATTGTAAAAATGTACATTACATTTCTAACTTTTATTCTgccatatgtaaataaaataaattcagagTTTCTAGCTGAGAGCTTCGGAATTCATAGGCTACATGCCTCCATTAAAAGTAGTATGAAAGGTATCcttggtaattttattaaaagagaaGTACTAAAAGATGCAGATATATTGAAGGTTAACATCAATGATCCTTCAATTTACCTTTCCTTAAGTGAAATATATCGTGAACAAGAACTGAAAGTATCTTTCTAGAATATTCTTTCCAAATCCAAACCAAAGAACTCGAAAAATTTCATTCAATTTTTATGTCAAACTAAGCAAGGAAATGTACAAACGGTTTGTATCATCTGGTATATTCACGTATTTACAGCTATTTAAAGCTTTAGATACAGAAAATGTGTCTCAACGACAATTATCCCATTGGCCATGAAATTTCCTAACATTATTGAGGAAAAAAAAGTATGAAGATATCaatagagaatggtgagagttaactttgtaagagaatgaaattTCAGAACCAGAAATACTAGAATTATATTTCTCAAGAAAGATGTGGAGATAAATTTCGTTTCCCAATTATCTCCAAatcaatgattgtttgtttgtttgttttgaatttcgcgcaaagcaactcgagggctatctgcgctagccgtgcctaatttagcagtgtaagaccagagggaaggcagctagtcatcaccactcaccaccaattcttgggctactcttttaccaacgaatagtgggattgaccgtaacattataacgccgccacggctgaaagggcgaacatgttggcgcgacgggatgcgaacccgcgaccctcagattacgagtcgaacgccttaacacagttggccatgccaggccaccaaaTTAATGATAAACTTACAATCCTTGCCTCATTCTTCAGCTGCAGCAAAAAGGCTGTTCTCTTTGGTAAACaatataaaggtaaaaaaatcGTTCCTGGCTAAGTACGGAAACACAAAATGCCTTAATATATGTCAAAATCATTTAGAAAACACATGTAAAGAGTGGTAACCGTCTGAAAAATTGTgcaaaaaattgaagaaaactaaattgtataccaatgaacaataaaaaaacatcaagtttttaataaaataaggttagttatatgttttcttatttaaCTTGGTAAAATCCAAGAAAATCATCTGGCAGCCCTGGTTAAGTTATTGTCAATCGGATTAAAGACGACTGATTTAGGACAGTAAAACTATGAGGTGAAAGGACGTGCAGACACCTAAGTATTGATTCgaccaagcaaactagattagcagtttctcgCTCAGGTTTTCAAAGAATCATTCCGGTGAACGGTTATTGTTGATTATATTATTCAACTTCTTAGcacatttactaaattttatgcaGTCTAgaaaactaatgaatgaatatttgctgtaaaatgcttttaaatactttaagtgtaGCTACCTGTTTGGCTGCCAATTTcgatttgtttaatatttatttggccCCACTTTTTTGACACTTAAGGTACTTTCGATTAGATATACGTAAACGTcacttcaaaaattaataaaaaacatggGTAAGGAAACATTAATTACGAAGATTTAAAAAATTTGTGATCGTGTGCATATTACTTGATGTATGACAAAACCAGTAAGTACTAGTTATTATGATGTTTAGCTAATTCGATGGCAGAGAATACTACTCAATAAAGCAGCGTTTGTCAAACTGGAGATTATAAAAAAATTGCTATAATGGATATTTTAAAGAGTACGTACagtaaatttctattattttatgtgtttgtgtCGACACGTATAAAATACCTTCAAAGTGGACAGCAGACAAAAGTTGAAAACTATTGCAATGAAGTTTTATGCTGTCGTCAGGCGAACAACACGtataatgtttaaacttaaaaacCCTATAACTAAAGTGTTAGAATTTGCCCAAAAACAGTATTGCCTCTAAATACTACAAAAGTTTGATTGTaactatgttttttgttttttttttagataacgttgtcaaatacaaaatattacaacGTTATAAATGGTTCCAAAGCTTTGAATTTGGTTCCTGAAGGAGAAATAGCAAACATTTAATAGCGCTAAATCTCTTTTGGTTGTATTTGGATCGCTGTAAAAGGTGATGTTAAATATATACTGCCACATACGAGCAACTAATTctaaaatgtggtttaaaagtaactcttttattttatttagctgGTGTTAAAAAAGCGCTTGGGCTTCATGacgtttattttgttattaactggCATACTTTTATAACGTGTGGAGAAAATAAATATTCCTCCAGGGGTAAATGACATCCGGTGTTTTCACGTCTTGACCTTTTGGAAATTCTATAAAATAGGATTTTGCTTGGGCGCAGCAGCGACATCTATAAGGAACTATTTCAAACAGCTATGTACTGGTCAAGTCTAATATGATAAGTCTTTTTACATTCTCAAAGTTAACTGCTCTTTTACGTAAAGCCGTGGTTTGAtggttttcaaaaaaattaagtCGCTGTTATACGTTAcattaatttatcaaaaacagAACGAACAAcacttaaattaataaaatataaagatcaaTCCATAACTGATACTTGGACGATTCTTTAAGTTTAAACTGACCTGATATTTTAGAGATATTTTCATTCATTGTAAGTATCAAAAGGCAACAAACGATTCATCTAAGAATAATAACTTTCTTCCTATTCTTTCAGGCACGGCGTGGCCAGGTGAGTTtaaacgtgcgactcgtaatccgaggggcgcgggttcgcatccccgtcgcaccaaacatgcttgcccttttttggcccggcatggccaagcgtgttaaggcgtgcgactcgtaatctgagggttgcgggttcgcatccacctcgcgccaaacatgctcgccctttcagccgtggaggcgttataatgtgacggtcaaccccactattcgttagtaaaagagtagcccaagatttggcggtgggtcgtgatgaccagctgctttccctctagtcttacaatggaaaattagggacagctagcgcagatagcccttgtatagctttgtgcgaatttcaaaacaaaccaaacttttttaTGTACCAGCATTACTTGTTCACGGTATATTAAACCAAACATTGAAATACAGTGATAAGCACTTAATTACTTATATCTCACATAAAAGTGTTCATAAGAGTTAATACTGGGTAAGgtatacaatatataattttagtgaCAAAGTTATTTAGATATTTATCGTCGCATATAATGCATAGGCCACCTATGTCCGGGCCTAAGGCCCCGTCCATACAGGTGTCCCGCTGTCTatccaaattttaaaaacaacaaaaaatcatggTTTTTAAAACTAACTGGAAAGACGCAATAATGAGGTATTATCATTACTAAATATTACCTGGGCCTAGGGTCCAACTAAATCTCAATTCGGCCCTTGTCTAAACTAGCGAAgagtaatatgtgtgtgtttatgtgataataaacctaaataaaacatgtttaatgaaatcatattttactaatttaatatGGGTTTCCATTATGATCAGATATTTTAAGTATagttatatgtaataacatttgattctgttaatcaagAATTAGATGAATAGAACCTTAAAAGAAACACCTATTTATTAACTGAGTTACTTCAGTGTCACGACAaatttattaattctataaactgATACTTTTCAAAATTCAGTACAGAActtgtcaaaaataaaatttaataaggGTCATAGAAATATTTTCACGTTAATCTAACTTGTCTCTTACCTTGGCTATCTTTACAATTCACACCAAAAGGTCTACAAAGCGCACAGGCTGTTATAATCCATCAATTTGAGCACAATTATCAATTTTTTTCCTTGCTCAACAGAACaaataaaagtgatttaaaaataatctacaataatcaaatttaatttaataaaatgattaGATACAAAagatttcatatatttcatacgtatattttaaagatttctttACACATCTGGTTCCAGATATGCAGACAAATTATGTTGATAGTGTTCAAATTTATACCAAAAAGGTGGTTTGGTAACAAATGGATACTTATGAAATCACGTCATCTTTTTCGTATCTTAAACTCGCAGTAGTCTCTTAGGTAAGCGACTATCTTACTTCTGTAATGACTAGACAATGACAACCTCCACCTGACAAGAGAAAGACTGTTGCCCTAACcttagaaacaagaaaaacttatACAAAAGATAGGAATACAAACCGTATAGTAGATGTTTATTtcgcaaaaaaaaagaaagtatttttttcttttgtcatagAAAATACTCAGTACTGTAACGACGATTCAGTTTTGTTCGAGCTGAGTTTAACATTTCCTTGTCTTCCTTGAAGCAGAAAAAATAAACTCTTTTAAAGGAAAGACAGAAGGAAActcagttgaaaatattttacagcttacaaacttaagtaaaatcaaaacgtttacatttttttttatcctaaCGTTTATTTCTTCCCCATATGGAAAACATTTTCCAGAAAGAAAATCTATCTCCTGTAACCACGTTGTCCTTGGATTCCGATATGTTTTCTTTTACAGATGACACTACGTCATGTCGCGGGAATCTTTGTTGTTCTTCATTCGATGAAGGGTTACACGGACTTGCGAAATCAGACTGTGGATCATCTCTGGTGTCTCTAAGCATGTCTAGTACATTCTGTTCAGATTTTGTGACCTTTGCTCTAGTTAAAGTGAAACTGCGATTAGAAGACTTATCAGGTTGTTGTTGGCTGGTAGTAGCTGACCTGTTAGACAAAATGTCGGATTTAACAGCATTGGGATCTTCCACAAAAGCTTGGGCAAGGTTCCTACTAATTTGTTTCCTGATAGTCTTTTTCATGGACAAGTGACGTTCAAGATGACGTATGTCTTTATCGGTCAATGTCTTCGTGCCATAATTACcgcagttactgtttttattggCGTTATTTTTCTTACAATCGGAGGGAATGCGATTTTCATCCATGGCTGacttgtttttcttcttgtttttatttttgttatttcccTGATTATAGTCTTGCTTGCTATTTCCGTTTTCATCATCTATCAACTTTTTAGAATTCTCCCCGTGAAATTCACCGGAAAGTCCATCAAAgtccatttttttctttctgctgCCTGGAGAATAGTTATAGACACAAACCTCTTGTAAATTGTTGGGTACTAAATCTTTTCGGGGATTGTGGAAGATGTCTCGAACGTGAGGATTGTTACGGTTCATGATTTTTACCACGACTTGTCGGATTGATGCTAAAAGAAGAGAAACAGATAAAGTTTTGTAGGTATTAACTACTCGAAAAAACCAAAACGGAAGTAGTGGAAAAGTAGAAACATATCTccatgataataaata is part of the Tachypleus tridentatus isolate NWPU-2018 chromosome 4, ASM421037v1, whole genome shotgun sequence genome and encodes:
- the LOC143249304 gene encoding uncharacterized protein LOC143249304 — encoded protein: MNRNNPHVRDIFHNPRKDLVPNNLQEVCVYNYSPGSRKKKMDFDGLSGEFHGENSKKLIDDENGNSKQDYNQGNNKNKNKKKNKSAMDENRIPSDCKKNNANKNSNCGNYGTKTLTDKDIRHLERHLSMKKTIRKQISRNLAQAFVEDPNAVKSDILSNRSATTSQQQPDKSSNRSFTLTRAKVTKSEQNVLDMLRDTRDDPQSDFASPCNPSSNEEQQRFPRHDVVSSVKENISESKDNVVTGDRFSFWKMFSIWGRNKR